The nucleotide window TTAGCAATTTTTTTCCTTCGACTAATATTTTCACGAGTACGTGGTTTTCGAGACGCTACACCATTTTGTAGCCGATTCAAATCTAATTCTTGATCCATAAGCAAATCTcttattttttctaaaatttaataacatttaACTACATACTGCCGCATATTTAGAGTAACATGACAATGATGTAAGTATAtagttattaaattataaataaattgattgcaaaaaattaaataatactaTACCTAGAAATGCCCAAACGTTTATGTTCTGTTTTCCTAATTTTTGACCAGCAACATTATGGAAAGACTCTGCAATATTGTTAGTGCGCACCGGACAATTGTATACGCTTACTTGCGATGCCATTTTTAACCAATTAATTCGCATGTAAGTCATAAATAAAAGAACATTGGGGAAATTACTTGCTATGTTGTCTGCCTCtttttgtataattaataaGGCTTCTTGAAATTTTGTTTCAGGTACTAAAGCCAAAGACATTGAcatacgcagaacagtattaggtACATTAGTCAAACCAAGTTTGCGCCACTTTCGCAGAATAGCCTGCGATATatcgtacatatatgtatgacaAAAAATGTAGCTTTctatggtatggtatggacatgatatttggtcccctcagggtttcaaattcatttaccaatcctctcctttttccactctcaccatcgccttttcagcgggacctactgtttatggtgggttccgaaccaccttttgccaacaacacgtgaaaaacaccctgggtgggtcactttccggtttttgaccagacggtcacccatcctagtgccggtcacgttccacgttgtttaacttcggtgatctaacgagaaccggtgctttcaacgggactacggttgttggcaaaATGTAGCTTTCTATACATAgacaaaattgtaatttatatgaTAATATATAACTTCAAACAGTATCACCAACCTGACAATAGTGAAACCAGCAACCATGTATATGCGCATTAGGGAATAACTCATTTAGAGTTGTAACAGCAGCTGCTTCATAATCACTCATTATGAATCTTATATTATTTGGTAATTCGGGtattaaagtaaatatttgtTTCCATATGGCAGTATACATCGCAGCCGTCCGTGTTTCGCACAGTACAAGTATAGTTGCAATACCCTGCAGAGAAGCAATTCTTTatgtttgtgaaggagcattggATACAATTTAAGAAGTAAATCcaatataaattatgttttacATTATCCATGTAGCGTATATGGATGGTGTAGAGCTGTCCCATGTGTGGCTTCTTGGGTAAAACCTAAAATTACAGACGACTATTATtatctactattattattattaactattattatcatatatacaCAGTAAGTTTACTTTGAAAAGTCTGATATTCTTGATATAAACATTTAAGTTAAATAGCTTCTGTAATATATAGAgtttaagttaattaaattgttaaacAAAAACATTATATCTAAGAGTTTTATGCTACTTACTGCAAATGTTCCATCAACGAATATTTCTTTTGAATTCTTTAATCCTTCTAGCAAGCCGTCAGTTGTAATtataacagcaaattcgtctttTAATGACTTCACAACAGATATTTTTAGTTTTTCCAATGGTTGATAAGTTTTCATCTGATCATACAAAATTTCTAAGGATTGCGGAATTGTGGGTTTGAAATTAGCTCTCTGTCTGTGCAACGTTggtcttaattttgaaaatgaacagTAAGCTGCAGTATCTGGatgtctttaaataaatatttgtataacatttcagtgaatttatatatatgtgacactgtcaacaattaatttcagtgatttcttaatatgttttaaAAACCCCCACACACTCTAAAAATTTAACACAAACTAACTCCATATGGTTGTTCTTTCCTGTGTACATCTGCTATTCCAAATCAATtctacaacatattaaaaaatctttgaaatCTGTAAGAGTGTCACATATCGATAGATAgataaatatttgttcaaaatatttggagaaaatataaaaaaaagttgataAAAGAAACACATAAGAAAAGTAAGCATAAACATACTTTCTACAAACATcatcaaatatttgtttaaatgggATCAATGTCTCCCGACTCAGCTTCATCATTTCCTCTATCATAAAATGCTGCGTAGCAATATATTCTTGCCCAGGGTGGTTATGGGGTTTTAATAGCGTAATAGTCCCATCGCTGAGAACCATCACAGCCCCACAACATCGTGTGGTGCGTCGTGTGTTgcaacgataaatattttcactgcgatgatctttattgtacacgtaatcgttgtgtacaaagacaaaagaacctttcactttacctgcgattttttccatctattaacagtatgattactttgagagaaacaaaatattatcggcaatacaatgaattttaaacagccataattcaacatatgtaaaaaaattggtaaaacattgacgacacggtaaaattacgattacacattttatagaatgaatatgaaaatacgatcattacctagaatataattgattctaacaatattgtattgtaatattcgttagctacgcgttgcgtgcgtcagatgaaataacaaatggtggtcgctgactaaacaaatgattctgaagaacataaaaatgaaaatatggtcgATGATATTATCGCTGACAAAGATAGAAACTTTCCGTAAAATTAGTTCTAACAaagaatgttgttaaaaatttgtttgaatgctGCACCGCGCGATACACAGCATACGACGACCGAACACAGCAGGTTGGATcctgacattttactataactcttgaaccatcagagatatcgggatgaaatttgcactaaaatttattaaaaaatgtttcttatctactgataattattatttattcttcatattatgaatatttcaagacatacaaagaatagaaagttaaattatcaatgctttttaccgttagaacattgtcattgcaataatcaggatctgaccgtgtgttccaattaaaatagttcagctagtaattctgcttcgtacaccacatgtaaaagaaaaatataaaaaatcacaaagtattgtattcattactcagaaaaatgattatattttataggcaaaaaatacttatctaaattatctttttcacacagaattattccggAGCTGTGAAAGCAattctacatattcgtgtaatttttcagtccttcgctcttcgttgtcactattttaattcgcaatcacattaatttcaaaaatttaataatccaCGAATTCCGTTGCATgtcttatatttacatttaattgatgtactcttctttcataaacttatatattttaacagaactGTTTAGAGTTGAGATTactatattcccattttttattgttatagaaacttatgtacgtatctacatattataattctacaaatacatttgaattctacccagcactgcttatttaatctttcctttaattattacatacaagctttcttactttctatatctacttactttcctttacttatttcatacattggcacgcacaaattacggagcggttatgataatttaaaatacaagaattaaaactcaaccgcaaggtttacttctcacattatattatgtagttaaaatgacaagtaaaagggattatgtatctatatcaaagaaggtacatctgattggggaaattcagtatacatttacagttatcattctaaacgctgctgtgacattacacgctgattaactggtttaaaaaagattgtataaagcacgatcatatatgtcgcgtataaacttcaattattaatgctttctatctaagaatataatggttttcaagatcacaagttacatattactcaccgtgagaacatttttcttgcaataatcaggatctgaccgcgcgttccaattaaaatagttcagctagtagatctgctttgtacaccacatgtaaaagaaaaatataaaaaatcacaaagtatcgtattcattactcagaaaaatgataatattttataggcaaaaaatacttatctaaattatctttttcacacagaattattcgggagctgtgaaatcaattctatacattcgtgtaattttgtagtccttcgctcttcgttgtcaatattttaattcacaatcacattaatattaaaaatcgaacaatctactcatttttccgtggcacgtgttatatctacatataattaatgtactcttcctgcacaaatttactatcgaaaccatatatcgagtaaaaacattataacctaaaatttattgcacactccaaaaaccattcatttctacacttcaaacattaattggtcccggtacatgcgacagacccatcacaagaattcctaacaaacatttggcacttcagatcaagcacagataacacgacattatgacaacgtggttgcaattccacgtatgtcaaacttacaaagtccaatgcttacaccacattcgaaatccacgaaccagattgtttactttataaacaagtatttataaatgaaaaaaaaacagaactgttaagagtcgagtttacaatattcccattttttattgttatagaaacttatgtacgtatctacatattataattctacaaatatatttgaattctacccagcactgcttatttaatctttcctttaattattacatacatgctttcttactttctatatctacttactttcctttacttatttcatacattggcacgcacaaattacggagcggttatgataatttaaaatacaagaattaaaactcaaccgcaaggtttacttctcacattatattatgtagttaaaatgacaagtaaaagggattatgtatctatatcaaagaaggtacatctgattggggaaattcagtatacatttacagttatcattctaaacgctgctgtgacattacacgctgattaactggtttaaaaaagattgtataaagcacgatcatatatgtcgtgtataaacttcaattattaatgctttctatctaagaatatgatggtgttcaagatcacaagttacatattactcaccgtgagaacattttccttgcaataatcaggatctgaccgtgcgttccaattaaaatagttcagctagtagatctgcttcgtacaccacatgtaaaagaaaaatataaaaaatcacaaagtatcgtattcataactcagaaaaatgataatattttataggcaaaaaatacttatctaaattatctttttcacacagaattattcgggagctgtgaaatcaattctatacattcgtgtaatttttcagtccttcgctcttcgttgtcaatattttaattcacaatcacattaatattaaaaatcgaacaatctactcatttttccgtggcacgtgtcatatctacatataattaatgtactcttcctgcacaaattttatctcttaatgagtaaaaacattataacctaaaatttattgcacacaccaaaaaccattcatttctacacttcaaaaattaattcgtcaaGGTGTATTTGGCAGATCCTTCACAAGAATTCATAAACCTACCCAGCCaaccaaaaatctaaatttggtcgacctcctgtgcgcgcatatgccgagCTAGTGTCATCCGTAGGACTagggtttggacatgggcatgaggtcggcatcaggtcggcacgaatcggccgaatgtgcctttgtggcagcactgtcgcaccgaTGTAgcgcatgccgaatatcgttttacagggcagcaccgtcagCGAGCGTAgctcgcactaatgtggcagatggcGGCGAAGTAAATCTCTATCGTACCAAATATACAGCACTTGTTCCTTTTATTCACATTCATTCTCGACAATTCGAAATATGTATACCCATACCAGAGagtataatacaaattttatttatttctcacatttgttatttttcctagactgcggatctttatgcgaaataaaaattgtctgcatcgattgcaagagacacaatctaaaatttgcattgccgtacaattttctttacacttcaatttcaactaatttacatttaaattcatattaaatacacttatattttaatgttaaaatattaagaattttcaatttagatTACTAGATATCGCAGGAAGTTGGTGGGTGAAGGGATTCTAAACGAACACAAAGCaggtaataattaataaatattatattttttaatttattttcattttagttttctttattattactcGACTTAGATTTTTACATATCAGGGATTCGCTGTACATACACAGGCACACCTGGGCCATGGAAATTTCATTTCTCTAAAAGCATATCTTCTGGTTGAGATTTCTGGTCGAGTCTAGACCGTGACCCATATTTTCCTGATTCTGCGCCTCTTCTCCGGAACGACGTGCTCCTTCAGGATAACTCAAACATCCATGTGTGGTTAAATAATCtggaaaaatattaatacatttatattaattaattataattattacatgctAACGATGTCATATATAGCCTCGTGTTACTTACTCCTTTTCCTTTTGCACGCGTAGCCAATAGATTTCCGCATTACCCTGGAGGTACTATtgacaatgcgtttttttttcagTGGTATCCCCAGTAGGCCTACTCCACTATTTATAAAAGGTCGTCAGTTATCGTCAACGTCACGTGTCGTTGTACTCCGGTTCGAGGTACTCTAAGTCGGTGCCGTCACCGTGTTCGGCACGGAGGTACTCGTAGACGGCACCATCGTCATTATCGTCAAAGACGTAGTTAATAACGTCGCCGTTTCCGTGAcagtggtcgtcgtcgtcgtccttgTTGTCGTCTTCGtccttgtcgtcgtcgtcgtcgtcgtcgtcgtcgtcgtcgcagcCTGTCCAGCAAGCGCGGGCGTCGGCTACGGCGAGGGCGTCGGCGGAGGGTTCACGTGCCGATGGCCGTGCCGCCCGTTGCTTTGCGGCTTTGAGCGCCGCCTTCCCGGCCTCCGCGAAATCAGCCTCCGTAGCCTTTGGATACGCGGCTGACCGGAACGTAGCTTCTGTaacattcatttaaataaatatattaatcgataaattaataattacattcTACTGAATAAGAGATGTACAATCTACTTACCGTAGATGGCCCTCACTATCCGCGTTTTATACAGCGGACGGGTTCCACGGATGCCCGTCCATGTATGCGACAATGCCACTGTGTCAGAGAGGGCATCGTCGAAACAAGCCCTGACCGCTTCTCGCAACGAGTGCCCTCCTAATTGGTGCAAATACCCAAcctgaaaaaaaataaacattactttCTATATTCATAAACTAATCctttattgcaatatatataCTTACGACACTGTGGAAGTCGCTATCGGGACAATTCTCAAATTTCTGCACATCCTCTGCAGACTGTAAGGGTAGCCAGTGCGGTCGTTGCCCCAGATACTCGACCTTCAGCATCCCAGTTATCTTCCTGATGGTTGTAGAGAAAttcgtacattaatattaattaattacaatcatTATATATAAAACCACGTGTTACTTACGCCACCTTCTTTTCCAATTGCTTCATACTCATTCTAAAAAATAAAGGTTGttaaattattacatttatattaattaattacaattattatatatataaccaCGTGTTACTTACTCCACCTTTTCCTCTAATTGCTGCAGTCCCATACTGAAACAAAGgttgagaaattgataaattaataaattaatattaattaattacaattattatatatattaccaCGTGTTACTTACTCCACCTTTTCCTCTAATTGCTGCAGTCCCATACTGAAACAAAGgttgagaaattgataaattaataaattaatattaattaattacaattattatatatataaccaCGTGTTACTTACTCCACCTTCTGTCCCAATTGCTGCAGTCCCATACTAAAACAAAGGTTGAcaaattgataaattaataaattaataaattaatattaattaattacaattattacatGCTAGCGAATACATATAACCACGTGTCACTTACTCCACCTTCTGCTCCACTTGCTGCAGTCCCATACTGAAAGAAAAGgttcataaattaatattaattaattacaatcaattaattgtaattgttattgtatTACTTACTCAATCCTTTGCCCCAACTGCTGAACAAGGTGCAGCAGTATCGCGATACTAAAACAAATACAAACGTGATACCATTTGCTatacaatttaattacaattattactaaatttaaaaacaaatgtgCAACTCGTGCTTCTCACCTGTCTTGCTGCGGAGGAGGCATCTGGAGTGTCG belongs to Lasioglossum baleicum chromosome 17, iyLasBale1, whole genome shotgun sequence and includes:
- the LOC143217511 gene encoding uncharacterized protein LOC143217511; its protein translation is MKTYQPLEKLKISVVKSLKDEFAVIITTDGLLEGLKNSKEIFVDGTFAVLPKKPHMGQLYTIHIRYMDNGIATILVLCETRTAAMYTAIWKQIFTLIPELPNNIRFIMSDYEAAAVTTLNELFPNAHIHGCWFHYCQAILRKWRKLGLTNVPNTVLRMSMSLALVPETKFQEALLIIQKEADNIASNFPNVLLFMTYMRINWLKMASQVSVYNCPVRTNNIAESFHNVAGQKLGKQNINVWAFLEKIRDLLMDQELDLNRLQNGVASRKPRTRENISRRKKIAKAQAEFDTGRLSLEEFLNIFHHKDTIFKINQISALADEDINDEIADANSFAKTTYNPTETDKLEWMHAKTLPGTTSPRQPGLHRAAMSRFGSLLPRGCTENGGGFCLTVRGQHSRANVSNAVRSAIQARTGLVLGSRGSLAPVR
- the LOC143217510 gene encoding uncharacterized protein LOC143217510 isoform X2, with the protein product MDKNQQRPKRQPQLPAKYKEDSGKAGPSNKIRKKQPVAKEQQNPPSREDMLLLLQASMESSDPQVNVEFPPNPLLQNRSPTSNNPKPSSAASTPLSIPIPTPTLQMPPPQQDSIAILLHLVQQLGQRIDMGLQQVEQKVDMGLQQLGQKVDMGLQQLEEKVEMSMKQLEKKVAKITGMLKVEYLGQRPHWLPLQSAEDVQKFENCPDSDFHSVVGYLHQLGGHSLREAVRACFDDALSDTVALSHTWTGIRGTRPLYKTRIVRAIYEATFRSAAYPKATEADFAEAGKAALKAAKQRAARPSAREPSADALAVADARACWTGCDDDDDDDDDDDKDEDDNKDDDDDHCHGNGDVINYVFDDNDDGAVYEYLRAEHGDGTDLEYLEPEYNDT
- the LOC143217510 gene encoding uncharacterized protein LOC143217510 isoform X1 — encoded protein: MWGAEPAEGSVARLMVKATSFLASLSLPAIVREKRSRPLATSNFFKLLQTSSIMDKNQQRPKRQPQLPAKYKEDSGKAGPSNKIRKKQPVAKEQQNPPSREDMLLLLQASMESSDPQVNVEFPPNPLLQNRSPTSNNPKPSSAASTPLSIPIPTPTLQMPPPQQDSIAILLHLVQQLGQRIDMGLQQVEQKVDMGLQQLGQKVDMGLQQLEEKVEMSMKQLEKKVAKITGMLKVEYLGQRPHWLPLQSAEDVQKFENCPDSDFHSVVGYLHQLGGHSLREAVRACFDDALSDTVALSHTWTGIRGTRPLYKTRIVRAIYEATFRSAAYPKATEADFAEAGKAALKAAKQRAARPSAREPSADALAVADARACWTGCDDDDDDDDDDDKDEDDNKDDDDDHCHGNGDVINYVFDDNDDGAVYEYLRAEHGDGTDLEYLEPEYNDT